The nucleotide window CCCGCTAAAAGCGGGGCCGGGACCTTAATGTTATTGACAGGACACCGCCCCTGCGAAACCTGATTAAAAAAATGGTAAGATCCCACGCCGCCGGTCCATAGGGCAGGCGCGGCGCGGGGAGGATAGTCGGATGGAACAGGGCCATATCGTCGGCATCGGCACCGACATCGTGGATGTGTGGCGGCTGCGGCGCATGAGCGCCGATCAGCGGGAGAGCTTCAACCGGAAAAACCTCTCTCCCGATGAAATAGCCGTATTGCCCGATGAGAGCCCCGAGACCTTCATGGCCGGCCGGTACGCCGCAAAGGAGGCCCTCGCCAAGGCGCTGGGACACCGGGGCTTCAGCTTCGCCTCGGTGACGATCCTTAACGATGCCAACGGCAGGCCCTTCTTCGAGAATATCGAAAGGCTGGCCCGGAACAAGGACCTCAGGGAATCCTACGCGTATCACCTGTCCATAAGCCACAATGCGGACCACGCCGTGGCCTTCGTTATCATAGAGCGGATCGTCGAGAAAAGCAAATCCTCCTGGATATGACGGCTTATCCTCTGACCTTCCGCTCCAAGCCTCCTATTGCGGCGAATCATCTTCTAAATAATTGCCGCCTCCCCAATAACCGCCACCGTGCCGCTTTGTTCCTATCTCACCTGCAGGGTCAGTCCTGAAGAGAGCCAGGACCGTATGCCGCCCCGGAGCTCATAGATACGCGTAAATCCCAGGTCCTTCATGATATCGACAGCCCTGCCGGTGCGGTTGCCGCTGCGGCAGTAGACAAAATAGGTCCTGTTCCTGTCCAGGGCCTTGAGGCCTTCCCGAAAATCGGGTGAATGATAATCGAGGAGCACCGAGTTCGCAATATGTCCCTCACGGTATTCGCCCGGGGTGCGTATGTCCAGGATAACGAAGTTCCTGTTGCCGGCATTGGACCGGATCAGCTCGGAAGCCTCATTGGGTCCTATCTGCCGTATCGTTGCGGCTTCACCGGCTGAAAGACCGGCGCCGCCGAAGAGCATGGCTGCTGTCCCGATGATAGATGTTAGTGTATATAGTTTATTTTTCATGATGATATCCTTGTTTTTAAGATTATTCTAATATACTAAAATATTATGGGATCGTCAAGGCGCCGCGCGCCAATTCGGGAGGTATGGTACGGCAAGGCGGTGACAAGGTACGGTATTTGTCTCGAACAGTTTCCTAAAAAACTCCCTCCTTGGAGTTTTTTAGGGTCGGTTTTACGAAGTGAATTCGTACAACCTCACATTTTTCTCGGCCAATGCCTCGAAAAATGGCGATACATCCATGTATCGTTTAGCAGTTTGCTGTTTTTCAGCAAACTGCTAAGCATTGTCACGGAACGGCCGGCGCCAGCCGCCTTGACGGCGATGGCCCGAAAGTATGAACCGGGACGCGCCGGAGTAGGTCGCCACGTGCTTCTGCCTGAGGTAGTAATCCTCCCACACGATCCGTCCGCTGCTCGGGGTCAGGGTCAGGAGTATAAAATCATGAAATACACTTACTGTGTGCTTTTTCCCCATGTCATTGGCAAAGGCGGTAAAATTGAAGGGCTTCAGCTTTGTGGAGCCCTGTTAAACGGAATTCACCGAATTGACCGTCCTTCCGACGCAGCCGGCGCAGAAGGCGGCGACAAGCAGCACCGCGGCGCAGGCGGGCCTGTTTTTCAGTTTTGCATGTTCCGTCAGATTCATCATCGTAACCTCTTTATGAGCGGGTTTTATTAACTATTTCAAGATTTTAGTCCGTCTTTTTTTTATTCTGAATATGGATTCAATATTGCCCTGGCGGCCTCCGCAGCAGGCCGCCGCACCATGCCTACCGGATAATCCCGGTGGTGATAATTGATCTTGGCATATCCCCGGCGGCCACGGCTGTGCCGGCAGACAATGCCCCTGTTGATTGGTCTATGGTATAGACTGATATAGTATCAGAACTATAATTAGCCGTATAAGCGAATTTCCCCGGCTGATCGACGGTGATTGAATGTGGAGCTTTCCCGGGGGTCACGGCCGTCTCCGCAGTCAATGCACCTGTTGATTGGTTTATCGTATAGATTGATATTGTATCATCAGTACAGTTAACCGCATAGGCGAATTTCCCCGAAGGATCAACCGTAACTGAACCTGGTCCATCCCCGGCGGCCACGGCTGTGCCGGCAGTCAACGCCCCTGTTAACTGGTCTATAGTATAGACTGATATGGTATCAGAATTACTATTAGCCGCATAGGCGAATCTCCCCGACGGATCAACTGTGACTGACCATGGTTCATCCTCTGTGCTCACGGCTGTGCCGGCAGACAATGCCCCTGTTGATTGATTTATCGTATAGACTGATATGGTATCATCATAATAGTTAGCCGTATAGGCGAATCTCCCGGAGGGATCAACCGTGACTGAACATGGATATTTCCCGGCGGCCACAGCTGTACCCGCAGTCAATGCCCCTGTTGACTGGTTTATCGTATATACTGATACAGTACCAGAACCCAAATTAGTATTACCCACATAAGCGAATCTCCCGGAGGGATCCACGGTGACTGAAAATGGATTAGTCCCGGCGGGCAGGGCTGTGCCGGCAGTCAATGCCCCTGTTGATTGGTTTATAGTATAGACTGATACAGTACCAGTATTATAATTAACCGCATAGGCGAATCTCCCCAACGGATCAACCGTGACTGAATATGGTGCATCCCCGGCGGCCACGGCTGTGCCGGCAGTTAGTAACCCGGTTGACTGGTTTATCGTATAGACTGATATAGTATCAGAATTAGTATTCGCAGCATAGGCAAACTTCGGCACGTATTCCACGGCGCTGGTTCCGCCCACCATGATCATCCCTGCCGGTCCTGACCGGGCCGACACGGTGCCGGTCAGGGTCAGCTCGCCGGTAGCGGCATTTCTTGTATGAATTGAAATGGTGTTGGCGTCGGTATTGGCCGTGTACACGAACTTGCCCGAAGGGTCCGCGGCAATCCAATTTGGTTTGTCCCCGGTGTCCGGCTGGTTCACCAAAGTCAGGGCGCCGGTGCTCTGATTTACAGTGTAAATGGTAACCCTGTCGTTGTTCGCGTTCGCGACGTACACATAGGCCCCGGAAGGATCAAAGGCGAGGCCGTTGGGACCGTCACCGGCGTCAATCGGCGATCCCGCGAGGGGGGTCAACGTCCCGGCGCTTTTATTCACCGCGTACATCGAGACATTGTCCGAGCCGTTATTGGCGACATAGGCAAAAGAGCCGGACGGATGGATCGCCATGAGGCGGGGATTGGTGCCCGCGGCCACGGTGGAGCCCACCGGGGTCAGGGTCCCGTTGGCCTGGTTGATGGCGTACACGGATATGTCACCGGAGCCGGAATTGGTCGTGTAGGCGAAGGCGCCGTCAGGGCTGACCGTGACCGAGCTGGTCTGGGTGCCGGCGTCGGTGGTCGTATTCACGTAGGTGAGGGCGCCGGTGGTCTTGTTCACGGTA belongs to Spirochaetota bacterium and includes:
- a CDS encoding rhodanese-like domain-containing protein, with product MKNKLYTLTSIIGTAAMLFGGAGLSAGEAATIRQIGPNEASELIRSNAGNRNFVILDIRTPGEYREGHIANSVLLDYHSPDFREGLKALDRNRTYFVYCRSGNRTGRAVDIMKDLGFTRIYELRGGIRSWLSSGLTLQVR
- the acpS gene encoding holo-ACP synthase; the protein is MEQGHIVGIGTDIVDVWRLRRMSADQRESFNRKNLSPDEIAVLPDESPETFMAGRYAAKEALAKALGHRGFSFASVTILNDANGRPFFENIERLARNKDLRESYAYHLSISHNADHAVAFVIIERIVEKSKSSWI
- a CDS encoding beta-propeller fold lactonase family protein, coding for MKRRSRSASIVIGAILTIALSLGNGCTEKSSDKSGLMALLWLLGSGSVKPRFAYVTNNSDGTVSMYTVNAETGQLRHNGYALTGTAPFCIVISPDKAFAYVPNYLSNNISIYAINQENGRLTETAGSLAAAGSQPVAMAFHPSGNFAYVANLTPHTIRVYTVNKTTGALTYVNTTTDAGTQTSSVTVSPDGAFAYTTNSGSGDISVYAINQANGTLTPVGSTVAAGTNPRLMAIHPSGSFAYVANNGSDNVSMYAVNKSAGTLTPLAGSPIDAGDGPNGLAFDPSGAYVYVANANNDRVTIYTVNQSTGALTLVNQPDTGDKPNWIAADPSGKFVYTANTDANTISIHTRNAATGELTLTGTVSARSGPAGMIMVGGTSAVEYVPKFAYAANTNSDTISVYTINQSTGLLTAGTAVAAGDAPYSVTVDPLGRFAYAVNYNTGTVSVYTINQSTGALTAGTALPAGTNPFSVTVDPSGRFAYVGNTNLGSGTVSVYTINQSTGALTAGTAVAAGKYPCSVTVDPSGRFAYTANYYDDTISVYTINQSTGALSAGTAVSTEDEPWSVTVDPSGRFAYAANSNSDTISVYTIDQLTGALTAGTAVAAGDGPGSVTVDPSGKFAYAVNCTDDTISIYTINQSTGALTAETAVTPGKAPHSITVDQPGKFAYTANYSSDTISVYTIDQSTGALSAGTAVAAGDMPRSIITTGIIR